The Sceloporus undulatus isolate JIND9_A2432 ecotype Alabama unplaced genomic scaffold, SceUnd_v1.1 scaffold_22767, whole genome shotgun sequence genome contains the following window.
tgctggcatttgtatggcttctctcctgtgtggatacTTTGGTGTCTTTGAAGGTGAGATTtgcgagcaaaacatttcccacagtgttggcatttgtatggtttctctcctgtgtggagacTCTGATGCTTCTCACGGGAATACTTCTcatcaaaacatttcccacattgcttGCATTTGTATGGcgtctctcctgtgtggactgttTGATGACTCTCAAGTTGTGACTTGCGAAGAAAACATTtgccacactgctggcatctgtatggtttctctcctgtgtggactctcaagTGCTTCCTCAGGTATGTCCTTTGACCAAAATACTTTCCACACTGTtggcatttgtgtggtttctctcctgtgtggattcgtTGATGCTTTGAAAGGCTTGACTTGTCAGCAAAACACTTCTCACACTCCTGGCAAttgtacggtttctctcctgtgtgaagaATCCGATGTCTCACAAGGGCAGACTTGTGACCAAAAACTTTACCACAgagct
Protein-coding sequences here:
- the LOC121918669 gene encoding zinc finger protein 675-like, coding for KKPYKCQLCGKVFGHKSALVRHRILHTGEKPYNCQECEKCFADKSSLSKHQRIHTGEKPHKCQQCGKYFGQRTYLRKHLRVHTGEKPYRCQQCGKCFLRKSQLESHQTVHTGETPYKCKQCGKCFDEKYSREKPYKCQHCGKCFRHKSTLVRHQSLHTGEKPYKCQE